The sequence below is a genomic window from Phycodurus eques isolate BA_2022a chromosome 6, UOR_Pequ_1.1, whole genome shotgun sequence.
agaaaatgtGGGCTTTCGTCACGGGAAGTGCGCGTACTGAACATTTGTAAAGCTTTGGGAAAATCGATGATAAAATCTTGATCCGTTTGAatataatcccccccccccaggataTGAAGTTATTCAggtattcatatttcaaatgatgTAAATTCTGGGGGAAAACCCCTGTATACCGTATTAAGACCTTAAACTCTACAAACatcctattttttttagcaaacgtTGGCattttttattgacattgtgacagtaggttaaaaatgacttaggcaATTATGTTATGAATccaacgatttttttttttttttttttttttttttccatcgttATCGGGTCATAACCCTGTCCTACGCCGACACGTAATCCGATGTCCCCGCGCCCAAACTTATCAGGAGCAGCTGGCTGGCTCCCAAGAAAGCTCCGCCGCAGCAGCCGCGAGGTCACGCTTCAagtctgcaacaacaacaacaaaaacctgcAAAAGTGTTTGAAAAGCACACTGGACCTTTTAAACAACGACAAAATGCCGATTGGACTCTTCTTCTTCACCCTGGTGTCTTGCGTCATTGCTAAGGAGAACGGTAACTTTGTCCACATGACGCCATATGTCTACGTCTAtatatcttttgttttttcgaCACTTTTACCATTGATGGTACATTTCCACGACAGTGTGTGGTGATGTTTTTAGAGCGTTTCATGTACACGTCTATCAACTCAGCGCAGACCTACAAAATGACCTGAAATATGCATGACAGGccaatatttgttgttgttgttttttgtttttgtagcgaAACACGCGAGTGCGGTGGTCCTCAGCTGTTGCCACAACACTCGGACTCGCATTTGCCTCTTGTTGCAAAGTTACGTTGCACTTTTATATAAGTGAAGAACAACAGACAAGATTTTTTGGGAATGTAGAACTAGCCTCTAAAAAACACATGGACAGGATATTACGGTATATTTGTAAACGCTATTGCAAACGACTTTGACATAGcgccaaaagcatattgctcGCCATGAtgactgcactgtatttgtttgtagaGTAAACTAGTGACGAGAGCTCAATAAGTAACATTCCCAGGCCCTTACGtaatatgttccatgtgggaacttgCTACGCCTCTGAACTGTACCCCAAAAATCGGAATACAAATACTTATGTCATTTTTCACGAGCTGTCCGctacccacccaaaatgggtccgCGATCCGCTTTTGGGTCCTGACCCACAGGTTGAAAATCACTGCACTTGTGTATGTATGAGTTTAGGAATTTTATAAGTTCTTGATTCTAATGAATTACTCCGCTGATCACTTTCCTCGAGGGGCGTTATCAAGTTGATTACCTTGAAAGCGCTGTGGAAGCAGTGGCGTTCCTAGGcctattttttttggggggggggggggcttcagcGTTTGGGGCAAAAATATATTCTAAGGCTTACGCCGCCCCAAATGTCCAAACCTGACGACTGAAATCTTCATCCAGCACAatcaattggggggggggggggggggggggagtattgATAAAACAATTGCGTTATGTGTTTACGAAACaataattgatgttttttttttttcttgtcagatGAGATGCTTCCGAGTTTAAATAACAGCAAAGCTGCAGAGGCGTTCATCGACTCCGCTGAAGTGGTGGTGATTGGATTCCTGGAGGTCAGAAAAATGAGGCggacatttaaaaatagcatgttttttttgttttttttaaatataactcCATGTGTTGCGTGACCATGCCACAAATCAGACACAAAAAGAACCAAATTAAGAGACGACGAGAACGTCGAGCAGTTTGTTTGAGAGAGGTTGTCGCGCTTGGGAGACGTCACGGGCCTCGCCGAGTTGCCGCCCGACGGCCGTGAGGTCAGAGGTCGAATGGCTGTCTGATACGCGGCGCGCCCTCTGGCTGTCCTCTCCGGTAAACGAGAGTAACGAGGGGTCAAGAGAATAACAAAATAGTTTGTACCCGTgtatgaaattatatttttattggtttctcagggatttaaaaataaataaataaaaatcccagAGTGTGTGTAACAGTGGCTCCAAAATAGCTCCCATTTAGTGTCTagcgttcattttttttttttttcattctcgCTTGCTTTCTGTTACGACCACGTTCGCATTCCcacttgcatttttctttttggttttgagggagaggggggaaagaaaaaaaaaaaaagaaaaagactgaTGGGCTTCGACAGTTTAAGTATGTCCACTGGTCCCTTTTTTACATTCTGCGTGTGGGAATGAAATGAGGACTCCAgatggttgtttaaaaaaacaaacaaacaaaaaacgcacTCGTCTGCATTTATGAACGTAACGATTATTTTCAACAATGAATTACGATAAAAGTAAAACTGCCGTCGCCATATTTTCACATTCTATTGAGTGAGTGAGATTTCAAATTAATAATTCCCAACAATAAATGGAAATTGCAACATTGaaaactactgtatatgtatacaatATACCACagcatttttttggacaaatttgACAATTAgttttgggcaaaaaaaaattgaaattgagTTTAATTCAGTGAAGTTATCCATGTCTGCCAACTGTAAACAATATTGCACATCCGGACCCACAGTGAAAGTtactgtaaatgttattttgtttggagtgtttattttattttgtgcttcaatGTTTAATTTCCCTTGAGGGGTTATAATGagtatattttggggggggggggaaatccattCTCATCCATCAAAGTGAGAGTgacagtgtttttgtttatgttttttttactgtgcataTGACACAAACTCCTTCGAACCTTGACTAAGAAGTGAAAATATTCCAAAGTGACTCACTGAAAATTTGCCACGCAAATTCTGTCTGTCAGTTCAACACCATCACCGTCGCACTTGATTTGTGTTCGTCCCGATCGGCAAGTCGCGTGACCCAAATAAGCCAAAACTTTGAGCGTGCAGGGCGACGAGAGCCACGGCTACCGAGAACTTGCGTCGGCGGCGAAGCGCGTGGGTTCGGTCTCGGTGGCCATTTGTCGTTCGAAAGAAGTGTGGGCCGACTACGGCGTTCGATCAGACACCATCGCTCTTTTCAGAAAGGTACGGTATGCGTGGCGCTGTATACGTTGTGTTTTTTCGCGCCGACGCTCAAGTTGGCGTTCCGTTCCGTCCAGGCTGACGACCATCGAGAGTACCTGGTGATTGCCGAGGCCAAGAAGATCGAGACCGACGGTCTCGCGAACTTTATCGTGGTGAACGAGGTCCGATACGTGACTGAATACAACCGAGCGGTGGGTCCGCGTGCGTTGAAAACGCCGTCTACTTCCACCTTTTCCTCATGCCGCCGCGTTACATCTGCAGACGGCCGTGGGCCTCTTCAACTCCGACGTGAAGACGCACCTCCTGCTCTTTGCCGACAAGGGCCGCGAAGAATTTCAGGAGCTCAAGGAGCAGCTGGGGGCTTTGGCTCCGGAGTTCACTGGCAAAGTAAGAATGCAAAGAGACCGCTTGACCTCCATTTTGTAGTGGCACAAAATACAGGGATGCAAAGAATCCTTTTCCAGGGGAAAACTGTTACCAGCAGAAAACATTTTCACGACTAAGAAAGGCCACATTTGAAGTAGCACCTTGCCTTTAatacaagggtaaaaaaaaactgtactgctCTCCTATTTCACAATGAGTTCCATTTCTGgtcaatcaaatgaaaagatACAATCCTATAATATAGCAATAATATCTATTGTTGatttaataaatattgaaatggaaggacaaaattctatatagatatatctatataggtatacttttaagtttaaaaaaaaatgcatgttcggTTCACTGGTTACTCTAAAGGGAATGGTTATCCGTAATCTGTCTTCAAGTTCTTGTTCGTGCTCATCAATGGCGCCGAAGACGCCAACGTCCGCTCCTTGGGCTACTTTGGACTCAAATCTACGGACCTGCCGCGCGTGGGCATCTACGATGGCGACTCGGACATGAAGTGGCTGCTGCCCGCGGGAGACGTTTCGACGGAGCGTGTGCGAGACTTCTGCGACTCTTTCTTGCGAGGGGAACTGAAGGTGGGCGGCCGTTACAAGCGAGATCATCGCAGCCTTTGCAAAGTGGAGGACAAATGTGGGGAAACCTCCTGCATGCACTTTAGCCACACCCCTTTAGGGCTGTCATGATCAAATCTTTTTTAGAATGACACACCTTGTATTTAGGCCCACTGTGGTGCGGGATCTACCTCTTGTTATTCCTGTCCTTTTTTTTATGATAGTAACTTATGGCTGTATTAGATAACAACAATCTCTTGCTGATTTGTGGGTAATAATGACATTTGCTGTACTTTTCAGGACGTGAAACAGGCCGGAGCAGAGACCAAAACGGAGCTCTAATGCTGATAAAAGATGTAATTGCGTGCTCGagctgtaaagtgaattcaataAAAGCAGTCAAAGCTCTCCTGGTGAGTCCTCTCCTCTGTTGCCCGCAGCGGGGGAAGGGTTAGGCTCCGAGGCCTCCGAGGCCGCACGTCAACCCGTCGTgcgtcttgttttgttttgttttgtctgcttACGCCGCAGACGGCCCGCTTCGCTGACCGCGTGCGGGCGGCCGCGAGCTGCAAGGAGGCTGGCGCGCTTCGGCAGTCTGGCCGCAAATGTCGCGGTCGCCGCCGCAACACGACCGCCTCGGCGAGAGTGACAGCCCGGCGGCCAGACACGGGGTCAAAGGTCATCCCCCGTGTCACTTTACAATGAAGCGAACGCAAAGGATCGTGTCTATTGTGTTTATTCGAAGTTTTGACAAAGATGTCAATGTTGCTCGTGGTTGATACGCCGCAAATCCGACTGCAAAACGAGTTTTCGCCCTTGATAGGATTCGGATAGAAAACGACATGGACGTGATTCactattattcttgttttctgttcaATTTGAAGTCAATCTGACGATGCGCTTGCTGTCAGTGTGAGCCGGAAAATGAGATGTCCCGAGCGCACgccgccattgtttttttgtttcaagcTACAGTAGCTAGCTTCGTTCCTCTCTGCGGCAATCGTCATAGTTACGAACTCAAAATGACTAGGCGATCGCAATTTCCGCTAGCGCTGGCGATCATATGTTAAATTGCTTTGGATATTGATTATTTTTGGTGCTGTAGGCCaagtattttggtgaaaatatcaATGGCTGTCTAAATCCAAACAGGGAGGCCGAagggaagcccccccccccccccccccaaacaaatcaatgaatttaaaaaaaaaaaagcttactcaaatttaaattaaatgatgGAGATTTGAAGATTAAAAGACAACACAGTTGTCAAATTCCAATTTGTACGTCATCAGGAGCATTGGACTTTAGAGGTTCTGCAGTACTTGGATGAATGTTCAGTAGTTAcggttttgctttgttttgttttaaaaaaaagaaaaaagaaagaagacatGGACAAAAATAAGCACATTGGATACAGACACTGTGAGAGAAAACATTTGGGATCATCCCAGcaatgaataaaaagaaaatgtcaaggcCCAGACGGACATCAACATTCTGTAATTGTTGGTGCCGTCCTGCCAAGCCGAAGCATCCGGCGGAATCGGGAAACCCTGACAGGTGGCATCCAGACAGTCTTGGCTCAAGTGACGTAACACAAACGGTTTTGTGTCCCAAAGAGGCAGACATAATCGGAACGTTCAACTTTCACGAACAGCGAGGTCAAATTGTGTTTTGGAATGACTTTGTTTATTTCACCGTGTCTTTTCGTGCTTGTTTGCCTTTCAAGTGCTCTAGCGAACAATAATTCGGAAGACTGACATGCTTACTGTTGTGGCTTGTCATCGAAAAACACTTTCTGCGAGTAACTCAAACGGTAATTTTGGGGTTGGACTTTTGCAATACGTTTGGTGTCTTAGGAATGTGCTCCAA
It includes:
- the LOC133403766 gene encoding endoplasmic reticulum resident protein 27 isoform X1, giving the protein MPIGLFFFTLVSCVIAKENDEMLPSLNNSKAAEAFIDSAEVVVIGFLEGDESHGYRELASAAKRVGSVSVAICRSKEVWADYGVRSDTIALFRKADDHREYLVIAEAKKIETDGLANFIVVNEVRYVTEYNRATAVGLFNSDVKTHLLLFADKGREEFQELKEQLGALAPEFTGKFLFVLINGAEDANVRSLGYFGLKSTDLPRVGIYDGDSDMKWLLPAGDVSTERVRDFCDSFLRGELKDVKQAGAETKTEL
- the LOC133403766 gene encoding endoplasmic reticulum resident protein 27 isoform X2, with product MLPSLNNSKAAEAFIDSAEVVVIGFLEGDESHGYRELASAAKRVGSVSVAICRSKEVWADYGVRSDTIALFRKADDHREYLVIAEAKKIETDGLANFIVVNEVRYVTEYNRATAVGLFNSDVKTHLLLFADKGREEFQELKEQLGALAPEFTGKFLFVLINGAEDANVRSLGYFGLKSTDLPRVGIYDGDSDMKWLLPAGDVSTERVRDFCDSFLRGELKDVKQAGAETKTEL